In one window of Acidovorax sp. HDW3 DNA:
- a CDS encoding peptide chain release factor 3, producing the protein MSHAPETRRRRTFAIISHPDAGKTTLTEKLLLFSGAIQIAGAVKGRKASRHATSDWMEIEKQRGISVASSVMQMSYREHVINLLDTPGHKDFSEDTYRVLTAVDSALMVIDAANGVEAQTRRLIEVCRQRDTPIITFVNKMDREVRDPLDILDEVERELGMPCCPITWPVGQGKSFGGIIDLRTQSMTVFQPGSEKRPEDFEAIPLSEVDKLRARFGQAFDDAIESMELAVGASIAWDHQEFLAARLTPVFFGSGVNNFGVQEVLNAVVDMSPPPGARIAYREVNREREQVTIHPEDKGFTGVVFKVQANMDANHRDRIAFVRVASGKYTPGMKMKVQRTGKELRPTSVVTFMSQRREAVDEAYAGDIIGFTIHGGVQLGDSITDGPALQFTGLPFFAPELFMTVVLKNPLRSKQLQQGLMELGEEGAIQVFKPDAGGNMLLGAVGQLQFEVVQHRLKTEYDCDVRLESCQYTGARWITADTPAELREFEAAYPLRLAHDAANTLAYLCTSPYDVRLAQERFPKIHFHPLREHAGLALQGM; encoded by the coding sequence GTGTCCCACGCCCCCGAAACCCGCCGCCGCCGCACCTTCGCCATCATTTCCCACCCCGACGCGGGTAAAACCACGCTGACGGAAAAGCTGCTGCTGTTCTCGGGCGCGATCCAGATCGCCGGCGCCGTCAAGGGCCGCAAGGCCAGCCGCCACGCCACCAGCGACTGGATGGAGATCGAGAAGCAGCGCGGCATCTCGGTGGCGTCGAGCGTGATGCAGATGAGCTACCGCGAGCACGTCATCAACCTGCTGGACACGCCCGGCCACAAGGACTTCTCCGAAGACACCTACCGCGTGCTCACCGCCGTCGATTCCGCCCTGATGGTGATCGACGCCGCCAACGGCGTGGAAGCGCAGACGCGCCGCCTGATCGAGGTTTGCCGCCAGCGCGACACGCCCATCATCACCTTCGTCAACAAGATGGACCGCGAGGTGCGCGACCCGCTGGACATCCTCGACGAGGTGGAACGCGAGCTGGGTATGCCCTGCTGCCCCATCACCTGGCCGGTAGGCCAGGGCAAGAGCTTCGGCGGCATCATCGACCTGCGCACGCAGAGCATGACGGTGTTCCAGCCCGGCAGTGAAAAACGCCCGGAGGATTTCGAGGCCATCCCTTTGAGCGAGGTGGACAAGCTGCGCGCGCGCTTTGGCCAGGCGTTCGACGACGCCATCGAGAGCATGGAGCTGGCCGTGGGCGCCTCCATCGCCTGGGACCACCAGGAGTTCCTGGCCGCGCGCCTCACCCCCGTGTTCTTCGGCTCGGGCGTGAACAATTTTGGTGTGCAGGAGGTGCTCAACGCCGTGGTCGATATGTCGCCGCCACCGGGCGCGCGCATCGCCTACCGCGAGGTGAACCGCGAGCGCGAGCAGGTCACCATCCACCCCGAGGACAAGGGCTTTACCGGCGTGGTCTTCAAGGTGCAGGCCAACATGGATGCCAACCACCGCGACCGCATCGCCTTCGTGCGCGTGGCCAGCGGCAAATACACCCCGGGTATGAAGATGAAGGTGCAGCGCACCGGCAAGGAGCTGCGCCCCACCAGCGTCGTCACCTTCATGAGCCAGCGGCGCGAGGCCGTCGATGAAGCCTACGCCGGCGACATCATCGGCTTCACCATCCACGGCGGCGTGCAGCTGGGCGACAGCATCACCGACGGCCCGGCGCTGCAGTTCACCGGCCTGCCCTTCTTCGCCCCCGAGCTGTTCATGACCGTGGTGCTGAAGAACCCGCTGCGCTCCAAGCAGCTGCAGCAGGGCCTGATGGAGCTGGGCGAGGAAGGCGCCATCCAGGTCTTCAAGCCCGATGCCGGCGGCAATATGCTGCTGGGCGCCGTCGGCCAACTGCAGTTTGAGGTGGTGCAGCACCGCCTGAAAACCGAGTACGACTGCGACGTGCGCCTGGAGAGCTGCCAGTACACCGGCGCGCGCTGGATCACCGCCGACACACCGGCCGAGCTGCGCGAATTCGAGGCCGCCTACCCGCTACGCCTGGCGCACGACGCGGCCAACACCCTGGCCTACCTGTGTACCAGCCCGTACGACGTGCGGCTGGCGCAGGAGCGGTTTCCGAAGATTCACTTCCATCCGCTGCGCGAACATGCGGGGCTGGCGCTGCAGGGGATGTGA
- the ahcY gene encoding adenosylhomocysteinase — protein sequence MSAAFKAHDSAIADITLAAWGRKEIKIAETEMPGLMAVREEFAAQQPLKGARITGSLHMTIQTAVLIETLKALGADVRWASCNIFSTQDHAAAAIAATGVPVFAIKGESLKDYWDYTHAIFEFGPKGDAAEGPNMILDDGGDATMLMHLGQRAEKDLSVLANPGSEEEKIVFAAIKAKLAQDPTWYSRKSAQIMGVTEETTTGVHRLNEMSAKGELKFRAINVNDSVTKSKFDNLYGCRESLVDGIKRATDVMIAGKVACVAGYGDVGKGSAQALRALSAQVWVTEIDPINALQAAMEGYRVVTMEYAADKCDIFVTTTGNRDVITFEHMAAMKNEAIVCNIGHFDNEIQVAKLEEHCQWEEIKPQVDHVIFPSGRRIILLAKGRLVNLGCATGHPSFVMSNSFANQTLAQIELYTRPDAYQVGKVYVLPKVLDEKVARLHLKKVGAQLTELTDAQAAYIGVGKSGPYKPDTYRY from the coding sequence ATGAGCGCAGCATTCAAAGCCCACGACTCGGCCATTGCCGACATCACCCTGGCCGCCTGGGGCCGCAAGGAAATCAAGATCGCTGAAACCGAGATGCCCGGCCTGATGGCGGTGCGCGAGGAGTTCGCGGCGCAGCAGCCCCTGAAGGGCGCGCGCATCACCGGCAGCCTGCACATGACGATCCAGACCGCAGTGCTGATCGAGACGCTCAAAGCCCTGGGCGCCGATGTGCGCTGGGCTTCGTGCAACATCTTCTCCACGCAGGACCACGCCGCTGCCGCCATCGCCGCCACGGGCGTGCCGGTGTTCGCCATCAAGGGCGAATCGCTCAAAGACTACTGGGACTACACCCACGCCATTTTTGAATTCGGCCCCAAGGGCGACGCTGCCGAAGGCCCGAACATGATCCTGGACGACGGCGGCGACGCCACCATGCTCATGCACCTGGGCCAGCGCGCCGAGAAGGACCTGTCGGTGCTGGCGAATCCGGGCAGCGAGGAAGAAAAAATCGTCTTCGCCGCGATCAAGGCCAAATTGGCACAAGACCCCACCTGGTACAGCCGCAAGAGCGCGCAGATCATGGGCGTGACGGAAGAAACCACCACCGGCGTGCACCGCTTGAACGAGATGTCGGCCAAGGGCGAGCTGAAGTTCCGCGCCATCAACGTCAACGACTCGGTCACCAAGAGCAAGTTCGACAACCTCTACGGCTGCCGCGAGTCGTTGGTGGACGGCATCAAGCGCGCCACCGACGTCATGATCGCCGGCAAGGTCGCCTGCGTGGCGGGCTATGGCGACGTCGGCAAGGGCTCGGCCCAAGCCCTGCGCGCGCTCTCGGCCCAGGTCTGGGTGACCGAGATCGACCCCATCAACGCCCTGCAGGCGGCCATGGAAGGCTACCGCGTGGTGACCATGGAATACGCCGCAGACAAGTGCGACATCTTCGTGACGACGACCGGCAACCGCGACGTGATTACGTTTGAGCACATGGCGGCCATGAAGAACGAGGCCATCGTCTGCAACATCGGCCACTTCGACAACGAAATCCAGGTGGCCAAGCTCGAAGAACACTGCCAGTGGGAAGAGATCAAGCCCCAGGTCGATCACGTCATCTTCCCGTCTGGCCGCCGCATCATCTTGCTGGCCAAGGGCCGCCTGGTGAACCTGGGCTGCGCCACCGGCCACCCCAGCTTCGTGATGAGCAACTCGTTTGCCAACCAGACGCTGGCGCAGATCGAGCTGTACACGCGCCCCGACGCCTACCAGGTGGGCAAGGTCTACGTGTTGCCCAAGGTGCTCGACGAGAAGGTGGCGCGCCTGCACCTGAAGAAGGTCGGCGCCCAGCTCACCGAGCTGACCGACGCCCAGGCCGCCTACATCGGCGTGGGCAAGAGCGGGCCGTACAAGCCCGATACCTACCGCTATTGA
- a CDS encoding TlyA family RNA methyltransferase, producing MRADVFLVEGGHAATRSQAQRLIAAGVQWRLAPTLPWNKVAKNGDEIPLGAELQLLDAAEAKYLSRGGLKLEGALAASGVKVAGLRCLDVGQSTGGFTDCLLQAGAAQVIGVDVGQAQLHERLRQDARVIGCEGVNARHLTADGLAEACEEAISERVEAEVEDNDTQPEAPYAWMRNGGMIDIEYDDSADAKEHEIEAFKAERSAKARARAAGQVATVRRRLPGREGDDLTPSFPLITGDLSFISLTLVLPALVPLLAPGGALLMLVKPQFELQPGQVGKGGIVRDAALYPLVEQRLRDCCKELGLEVVGWHDSAIEGGDGNREFFIHARRAA from the coding sequence ATGCGCGCCGATGTATTCCTGGTCGAAGGCGGCCACGCCGCCACCCGCTCGCAGGCCCAGCGCCTGATTGCCGCTGGCGTGCAGTGGCGCCTGGCGCCTACGCTGCCGTGGAACAAGGTGGCCAAGAACGGCGACGAGATTCCCTTGGGCGCCGAGCTGCAGCTGCTCGACGCGGCCGAGGCCAAGTATTTGTCGCGCGGCGGGCTCAAGCTCGAAGGTGCGCTGGCCGCCAGCGGCGTCAAGGTGGCCGGCCTGCGCTGCCTGGACGTGGGCCAAAGCACGGGCGGCTTTACCGACTGCCTGCTGCAGGCGGGCGCCGCCCAGGTGATTGGCGTGGACGTGGGCCAGGCCCAGTTGCACGAGCGCCTGCGCCAGGACGCGCGGGTGATCGGCTGCGAGGGCGTGAACGCGCGCCACCTGACGGCAGATGGCCTGGCCGAGGCCTGCGAGGAGGCAATCTCGGAACGTGTCGAGGCCGAGGTCGAGGACAACGACACCCAGCCCGAGGCGCCCTACGCCTGGATGCGCAACGGCGGCATGATCGACATCGAGTACGACGACAGCGCTGACGCCAAGGAGCACGAGATCGAGGCCTTCAAGGCCGAGCGCAGCGCCAAGGCCCGTGCCCGCGCTGCAGGCCAGGTGGCCACCGTGCGCCGCCGCCTGCCTGGGCGCGAGGGTGACGACCTGACACCGTCCTTTCCTCTCATCACCGGCGACCTGTCCTTCATTTCGCTGACCCTGGTGCTGCCGGCGTTGGTGCCGCTGCTGGCGCCGGGCGGCGCGCTGCTGATGCTGGTCAAGCCCCAGTTCGAGCTGCAGCCCGGCCAGGTGGGCAAGGGCGGCATCGTGCGCGACGCGGCGCTTTACCCGCTGGTCGAGCAGCGCCTGCGCGACTGCTGCAAGGAGCTGGGCCTGGAGGTAGTGGGCTGGCACGACAGCGCCATCGAGGGCGGCGACGGCAACCGCGAATTCTTCATCCACGCAAGGAGGGCGGCATGA
- the metF gene encoding methylenetetrahydrofolate reductase [NAD(P)H] codes for MSLPISFEFFPPKTPEGAEKLRAVRAQLYAQRPQFCSVTYGAGGSTQAGTFATVREIIAEGQQAASHFSCIGATKDSVRQQLAELKAMGVKRLVALRGDLPSGYGLGGEFHYASDLVAFIREETGRDFHIEVAAYPEMHPQARSFEADLQAFATKVRAGADAAITQYFFNADAYSRFVDEAQRLGADVPIVPGIMPITGATQLMRFSDACGAEIPRWIRLRLQGFGDDTASIRAFGLDVIARLCEQLVAAGAPGLHFYTMNQSAATLALCQRLGR; via the coding sequence ATGAGCCTGCCGATCAGCTTCGAGTTCTTCCCGCCCAAGACGCCCGAGGGCGCTGAAAAATTGCGCGCCGTGCGTGCGCAGCTCTACGCCCAGCGGCCGCAGTTTTGCTCCGTCACCTACGGCGCGGGCGGCTCCACGCAGGCCGGTACTTTTGCCACGGTGCGCGAGATCATTGCCGAGGGCCAGCAGGCGGCCTCGCACTTCTCCTGCATCGGCGCCACCAAGGACAGCGTGCGCCAGCAGCTCGCCGAATTGAAGGCCATGGGCGTCAAGCGCCTGGTGGCGCTGCGCGGCGACCTGCCCAGCGGCTACGGCCTGGGCGGCGAGTTCCACTACGCCAGCGACCTGGTGGCCTTCATCCGCGAGGAAACCGGGCGCGACTTCCACATCGAAGTCGCGGCCTACCCCGAGATGCACCCGCAGGCGCGGTCGTTCGAGGCGGATTTGCAAGCCTTTGCCACCAAGGTGCGCGCGGGCGCGGATGCGGCCATCACCCAGTATTTTTTCAACGCCGACGCCTACAGCCGCTTCGTCGATGAGGCGCAGCGCCTGGGGGCTGATGTGCCCATCGTGCCCGGCATCATGCCGATCACCGGCGCCACGCAGCTCATGCGCTTTTCCGACGCCTGCGGCGCCGAGATTCCGCGCTGGATCCGCCTGCGCCTGCAAGGCTTTGGCGACGACACGGCCAGCATCCGCGCCTTTGGCCTGGACGTGATCGCGCGCCTGTGCGAGCAGCTCGTGGCTGCCGGCGCGCCGGGCCTGCACTTCTACACCATGAACCAGAGCGCCGCCACGCTGGCGCTGTGCCAGCGCCTGGGGCGCTGA
- a CDS encoding septal ring lytic transglycosylase RlpA family protein: MGWHLRCFGWLALCLVLPLAQANEGLQPKAQDFAPLVLTPPGEAMLLDPEGSATDADADDDSAPDLPAPPSYGLRETERGAASWYGARFHKKRTASGERFDMRGFTAAHRTLPFGTRVCVRSLLNGRAVEVRINDRGPFHAERVIDLSQAAAEKIGGKGLGIKQVSLAPLDAGALCEDGPPPEEDAAKSAGD; the protein is encoded by the coding sequence ATGGGCTGGCACCTGCGCTGTTTCGGATGGCTGGCGCTGTGCCTGGTGCTGCCGCTGGCGCAGGCCAACGAAGGTTTGCAGCCCAAGGCGCAGGACTTTGCCCCGCTGGTGCTGACGCCGCCGGGCGAGGCCATGCTGCTCGACCCCGAGGGCAGCGCCACCGATGCCGATGCGGACGACGACAGCGCACCCGACCTGCCCGCGCCGCCGTCCTACGGGCTGCGCGAAACCGAGCGCGGTGCGGCCTCCTGGTATGGCGCGCGCTTTCACAAAAAACGCACGGCCAGTGGTGAGCGTTTTGACATGCGCGGCTTTACGGCGGCGCACCGCACCCTGCCGTTTGGCACCCGGGTGTGCGTGCGCAGCCTGCTCAACGGGCGCGCGGTGGAGGTGCGCATCAACGACCGGGGGCCGTTCCATGCCGAACGGGTGATCGACCTGAGCCAGGCGGCGGCAGAAAAAATCGGCGGCAAGGGCCTGGGCATCAAACAGGTGTCGCTCGCGCCCCTGGACGCGGGCGCGCTGTGCGAGGACGGCCCGCCGCCCGAGGAGGACGCGGCCAAAAGTGCGGGCGATTGA
- a CDS encoding 23S rRNA (adenine(2030)-N(6))-methyltransferase RlmJ → MFSYRHAFHAGNHADVLKHTTLVAILQYLTQKDAALQVLDTHAGAGLYRLDGDYAHTSGEAAQGFGRLLAAAKEQPLAPALQDYVELVRGFNSGAEAKIYPGSPFIAQRLLRPQDKLKLFELHPTDHRLLSGNIAQLEAGRQVATLLEDGFEGVKKFLPPPSRRALLLCDPSYEIKSDYARVPAMVQDALQRFATGCYAVWYPIIGRQEAHDLPRRLKILATKAGKGWLHATLTVKSSKLTPGQDKRPGLPASGMFVINPPYTLHPALQQALPQMQALLGQDRHAAHSLEHGG, encoded by the coding sequence ATGTTTAGTTATCGCCACGCTTTCCATGCGGGCAACCACGCCGACGTGCTCAAGCACACGACCCTGGTTGCAATTTTGCAATATCTTACACAAAAGGATGCTGCGCTCCAGGTGCTCGACACCCACGCCGGTGCCGGCCTGTACCGGCTCGACGGCGACTACGCCCACACCAGCGGCGAGGCCGCCCAGGGTTTTGGCCGCCTGCTGGCCGCCGCCAAGGAGCAACCCCTGGCCCCGGCGCTGCAAGACTACGTGGAACTGGTGCGCGGCTTCAACAGCGGCGCCGAGGCCAAGATTTACCCCGGCTCACCCTTCATCGCCCAGCGCCTGCTGCGCCCGCAGGACAAGCTCAAGCTCTTTGAGCTGCACCCCACCGACCACCGCCTGCTCAGCGGCAACATCGCCCAGCTCGAAGCCGGGCGCCAGGTGGCGACGCTGCTCGAAGACGGTTTTGAGGGCGTGAAGAAATTCCTGCCGCCACCGAGCCGCCGCGCCCTGCTGCTGTGCGATCCCAGCTATGAAATCAAGAGCGACTACGCGCGCGTGCCAGCCATGGTGCAGGATGCGCTGCAGCGCTTTGCCACCGGCTGCTACGCCGTCTGGTACCCCATCATCGGCCGCCAGGAGGCGCACGACCTGCCCCGGCGCCTGAAAATTTTGGCCACCAAGGCCGGCAAGGGCTGGCTGCACGCCACGCTGACGGTGAAATCGAGCAAGCTCACACCCGGCCAGGACAAGCGCCCCGGGCTGCCGGCCAGCGGCATGTTCGTCATCAATCCGCCCTACACCCTGCACCCAGCGCTGCAGCAGGCGCTGCCGCAGATGCAGGCCCTGCTCGGCCAGGATCGCCACGCCGCGCACAGCCTGGAGCACGGCGGCTGA
- a CDS encoding serine/threonine-protein kinase — MTSTSLPDLAVGVDHVDALPVGTRLGEFEIMALLGVGGFGMVYKAFDHSLRRQVAIKEYMPAALAGRSSGLQLSVRTSVDAQSFQAGLSSFVDEARLLARFDHPSLVKVFRFWEANNTAYMVMPLYQGITLKQARLQMRKPPSEAWLRKVLWAVLDALRVLHEHDTLHRDISPDNIFLQDVGPPVLLDLGAARHAITDTQRQLTAILKVNYAPIEQYAHGGSADGEPPLAQGPWSDLYALAAVVHGCVCNDMPLPASLRAIRDRMVRFSRVGKTVKRQFGVEYSEPFCTAITQSLELQPEQRPQSIDAFLALMDMHSAPPGLAQFNWRQELGSSWAPSEEALASEQELDSEAELPTRFLDAPADLAALDLDLTAAAPAAAGATPIPSVRAVTQAPAPAPQGFVAEPVPAPRPRIDRRVQRRQRLLMLVLLGSVLLAAALWWWSRSAAPALAPPVPAPEVVAAPAPASAAEEPEEVVEFVETPVEPASAPVAAAPASTSAQAPVAARPRRNAPQRAAPEPAAPLPAPAPVVAAPSPPAPEPKPTPVRNPEDACADANFIARPMCLYNECQKPGLARHPVCVAQRKHYEAEAERRRLSP, encoded by the coding sequence ATGACTTCTACTTCTCTCCCCGACCTGGCCGTCGGCGTCGATCACGTCGATGCCTTGCCCGTGGGCACACGCCTGGGCGAGTTCGAGATCATGGCCCTGCTCGGTGTCGGCGGCTTTGGCATGGTTTACAAGGCGTTCGACCATTCCCTGCGCCGCCAGGTGGCCATCAAGGAATACATGCCGGCGGCGCTCGCCGGGCGCTCCTCGGGGCTGCAGCTGTCGGTGCGCACCTCGGTTGATGCGCAGAGCTTTCAGGCCGGTCTGTCCTCTTTCGTCGATGAGGCGCGGCTGCTGGCGCGCTTCGATCACCCGTCGCTGGTCAAGGTGTTTCGCTTTTGGGAGGCGAACAACACCGCCTACATGGTGATGCCGCTGTACCAGGGCATCACGCTCAAGCAGGCGCGCCTGCAAATGCGCAAGCCGCCGTCCGAGGCCTGGCTGCGCAAGGTGCTGTGGGCCGTGCTCGATGCCTTGCGCGTGCTGCATGAGCACGACACCCTGCACCGCGACATCTCGCCGGACAACATCTTTTTGCAGGACGTGGGCCCGCCCGTGCTGCTCGACCTGGGTGCGGCGCGCCACGCCATCACCGATACCCAGCGCCAGCTCACCGCCATCCTCAAGGTCAACTACGCGCCGATCGAGCAGTACGCCCACGGCGGCAGCGCCGACGGCGAGCCGCCGCTGGCGCAAGGCCCCTGGAGCGATCTTTACGCCCTGGCGGCCGTGGTGCACGGCTGCGTGTGCAACGACATGCCGCTGCCCGCCTCGCTGCGCGCCATCCGCGACCGCATGGTGCGCTTCTCGCGCGTGGGCAAGACCGTCAAGCGCCAGTTTGGCGTTGAATATTCCGAGCCGTTTTGCACCGCCATCACGCAGTCGCTGGAACTCCAGCCCGAGCAGCGCCCGCAAAGCATCGACGCCTTTCTGGCCCTCATGGACATGCACAGCGCCCCGCCCGGGCTGGCGCAGTTCAACTGGCGCCAGGAGCTGGGGTCGAGCTGGGCGCCTTCGGAGGAGGCCCTGGCTTCGGAGCAGGAACTCGACTCTGAGGCTGAGCTGCCGACCCGTTTTCTCGACGCTCCGGCCGATTTGGCAGCGCTGGACCTGGATTTGACCGCCGCTGCGCCCGCTGCTGCGGGTGCTACGCCCATTCCCAGCGTGCGCGCCGTGACCCAGGCCCCGGCCCCCGCGCCGCAGGGCTTTGTGGCCGAACCTGTGCCGGCGCCGCGCCCACGCATCGACCGCCGGGTTCAACGCCGCCAGCGCTTGCTGATGCTGGTGCTGCTGGGCAGCGTGTTGCTGGCTGCCGCGCTGTGGTGGTGGTCGCGCTCGGCGGCGCCGGCGCTGGCGCCGCCCGTGCCCGCGCCTGAGGTCGTGGCCGCACCCGCGCCGGCCTCGGCGGCAGAGGAGCCCGAGGAAGTGGTGGAGTTTGTGGAAACCCCGGTCGAGCCTGCGTCCGCACCGGTGGCTGCTGCGCCTGCATCCACGTCCGCACAGGCCCCGGTGGCGGCACGCCCGCGCCGCAATGCGCCGCAACGCGCCGCGCCCGAGCCTGCCGCGCCGCTCCCCGCGCCTGCACCGGTCGTTGCCGCACCGTCGCCGCCCGCCCCCGAGCCCAAACCCACCCCGGTGCGCAACCCCGAAGATGCCTGCGCCGACGCCAACTTCATCGCCCGCCCGATGTGCCTGTACAACGAATGCCAGAAGCCCGGCCTGGCCCGCCACCCGGTGTGCGTGGCGCAGCGCAAGCACTACGAGGCCGAGGCCGAGCGCCGCCGCCTCTCGCCCTGA
- the rplM gene encoding 50S ribosomal protein L13: MTTTVSAKPAEVVHDWFVIDATDKVLGRVASEVALRLRGKHKAIYTPHVDTGDYIVIINASKLKVTGTKSLDKVYYRHSGYPGGITATNFRDLQAKHPGRALEKAVKGMLPKGPLGYAMIKKLKVYGGAEHPHTAQQPKPLAI; this comes from the coding sequence ATGACTACTACTGTCAGCGCAAAGCCCGCTGAGGTTGTGCATGACTGGTTTGTGATTGACGCCACCGATAAGGTGCTCGGCCGGGTCGCCAGCGAAGTGGCCCTGCGTCTGCGCGGCAAGCACAAAGCCATCTACACGCCTCACGTTGATACCGGCGATTACATCGTCATCATCAACGCCTCCAAGCTCAAGGTCACCGGCACCAAGAGCCTGGACAAGGTTTACTACCGTCACTCCGGCTACCCGGGCGGCATTACGGCCACGAACTTCCGTGACCTGCAGGCCAAGCACCCCGGTCGCGCCCTGGAAAAGGCCGTCAAGGGCATGTTGCCCAAGGGCCCCCTGGGCTACGCCATGATCAAGAAGCTGAAGGTCTACGGTGGTGCAGAGCATCCGCACACCGCCCAGCAGCCCAAGCCCCTGGCAATCTAA
- the rpsI gene encoding 30S ribosomal protein S9: MIGEWNNGTGRRKSSVARVFLKKGSGKITVNGKDIQQYFGRETSIMITKQPLVLTGNVEAFDIQINVHGGGESGQAGAARHGITRALIDYDAALKPQLSQAGFVTRDAREVERKKVGLHSARRAKQFSKR, encoded by the coding sequence ATGATTGGTGAATGGAACAATGGCACCGGCCGTCGCAAGTCCAGCGTCGCTCGCGTGTTTCTGAAAAAAGGCTCGGGCAAGATCACTGTGAATGGCAAAGACATTCAGCAGTACTTCGGCCGCGAAACCTCGATCATGATTACCAAGCAGCCCCTGGTGCTGACTGGCAACGTCGAAGCCTTCGACATCCAGATCAACGTCCACGGCGGCGGTGAATCCGGCCAGGCAGGTGCTGCCCGTCACGGCATCACCCGTGCCCTGATCGACTACGACGCCGCGCTCAAGCCGCAGCTGAGCCAAGCCGGCTTCGTCACCCGCGACGCGCGTGAAGTCGAGCGTAAGAAGGTCGGCCTGCACTCTGCCCGCCGCGCCAAGCAGTTCTCCAAGCGTTAA